One Desulfovibrio fairfieldensis genomic window carries:
- the hmcC gene encoding sulfate respiration complex protein HmcC, with protein sequence MENHSIVIPTKDKLFNLDPLLRRTPGNILTWIILTVGLIITIIRFTQGIGSVTNLDDNQPWGLWIGFDLLCGVCLAAGGYFTTVACYVMGMKHFHSAVRPAVTTAFLGYAFVVVALLYDLGHPLRLPYMFFFPGTTSVLFEVGLCVATYVTVLFIEFSVAPMEWLAQKFPWLIKWRKLVIRCTILLTIFGVTLSTLHQSSLGSLYLIAPEKLHPLWYSPFMPMFFFVSSMAAGASMVIFEGMFAHKGVHQYMDATHLREADGVVLSFSRAASFILFAYFMLKLIDMLVQANLPYLFTGYGVWWLVEMLFFVLMPALLYAKGARDGNVSLCRFASANAIIGIVLNRFNVSMIAFNYNLPPAERYFPSIWEICISIFVVTMIVTAYRFIVYNMPVLYEHPDFKDAH encoded by the coding sequence ATGGAAAACCACAGCATCGTCATTCCCACCAAGGACAAACTGTTCAATCTTGATCCGCTGCTGCGGCGGACTCCGGGCAATATCCTGACGTGGATCATCCTCACTGTGGGCCTGATCATCACCATCATCCGCTTCACCCAGGGCATCGGCTCGGTGACCAACCTGGACGACAACCAGCCCTGGGGCCTGTGGATCGGCTTTGACCTGCTCTGCGGCGTGTGCCTGGCCGCCGGCGGCTACTTCACCACCGTGGCCTGCTACGTCATGGGCATGAAGCATTTCCACTCGGCGGTGCGCCCGGCCGTGACCACGGCCTTCCTGGGCTACGCCTTTGTGGTGGTGGCCCTGCTGTACGACCTGGGCCATCCGTTGCGTCTGCCCTACATGTTCTTCTTCCCCGGCACCACCTCCGTGCTCTTTGAAGTGGGCCTGTGCGTGGCCACCTACGTCACGGTGCTCTTCATCGAATTCTCCGTGGCGCCCATGGAATGGCTGGCCCAGAAGTTCCCCTGGCTGATCAAGTGGCGCAAGCTGGTCATCCGCTGCACCATCCTGCTGACCATCTTCGGCGTGACCCTCTCCACCCTGCACCAGTCCTCACTGGGCTCGCTCTACCTCATCGCGCCTGAAAAGCTGCATCCGCTCTGGTACTCGCCCTTCATGCCCATGTTCTTCTTTGTCAGCTCCATGGCGGCCGGCGCCTCTATGGTCATCTTTGAGGGCATGTTCGCGCACAAGGGCGTGCACCAATACATGGACGCCACCCACCTGCGCGAGGCCGACGGCGTGGTGCTGAGCTTCTCGCGGGCCGCGTCCTTCATCCTCTTCGCCTACTTCATGCTCAAGCTCATCGACATGCTGGTGCAGGCCAATCTTCCCTATCTCTTCACGGGATACGGGGTCTGGTGGCTGGTGGAGATGCTCTTCTTCGTGCTGATGCCCGCCCTGCTCTACGCCAAGGGCGCGCGCGACGGCAACGTCAGCCTCTGCCGCTTCGCCTCGGCCAATGCGATCATCGGCATCGTGCTCAACCGCTTCAATGTCTCCATGATCGCCTTCAACTACAACCTGCCTCCGGCGGAACGGTACTTCCCGAGCATCTGGGAAATCTGCATCTCCATCTTCGTGGTGACCATGATCGTGACCGCATACCGCTTTATCGTCTACAATATGCCCGTGCTCTACGAACATCCCGACTTCAAGGATGCCCACTAG
- the hmcB gene encoding sulfate respiration complex iron-sulfur protein HmcB, producing the protein MNRRKFLTILGSAGVVSALGTAKVAEASVHTFPYYDDSYGVLHDTTRCIGCRRCEAACNEVNHLRKPAKPFSDLSVTDTRRRTSAYEWTVVNKYEMNGKPVFRKLQCFHCNDPACASACFAKCFQKLPDGTVAYDGSQCVGCRYCMVACPFYVPGFQYDEAFDPLVQKCTFCEPRLKEGKLPGCVEACPVDALTFGRRSDLIKVARARIADNPGKYVNYIYGEFDAGGTAWMVLAPAAEGAPVPPDDPTLASPDLKQLGLDTHLGNRPMGELTYGALGAVPMIVAFWPVLFGGAYAMTKRREAMSKLEQDKMAKEAKEDVAAAVDAAVRKIEETEGEGAAERARRAMTEALKAREAEAACSKHGEDK; encoded by the coding sequence ATGAATCGCAGAAAATTCCTGACCATTCTGGGCAGCGCGGGCGTGGTTTCGGCATTGGGCACGGCGAAGGTGGCCGAAGCCAGCGTGCACACCTTCCCCTACTATGACGACAGCTACGGGGTGCTGCACGACACCACCCGCTGCATCGGCTGCCGCCGCTGCGAAGCGGCCTGCAACGAGGTGAACCACCTGCGCAAGCCGGCCAAACCGTTCAGCGACCTTTCGGTTACCGACACCCGCCGCCGCACCTCGGCTTACGAGTGGACCGTGGTCAACAAATACGAGATGAACGGCAAGCCGGTGTTCCGCAAACTGCAGTGCTTCCACTGCAACGACCCGGCCTGCGCCTCGGCCTGCTTCGCCAAGTGCTTCCAGAAACTGCCCGACGGCACCGTGGCCTACGACGGCTCGCAGTGCGTGGGCTGCCGCTACTGCATGGTGGCCTGTCCCTTCTATGTGCCCGGCTTCCAGTATGACGAGGCCTTTGACCCGCTGGTGCAGAAGTGCACCTTCTGCGAGCCCCGCCTCAAAGAAGGCAAACTGCCCGGCTGCGTGGAAGCCTGTCCCGTGGACGCGCTGACCTTCGGCAGGCGCAGCGACCTGATCAAGGTGGCCCGCGCCCGCATCGCGGACAATCCCGGCAAGTACGTCAACTACATCTACGGCGAATTCGACGCCGGCGGCACCGCCTGGATGGTGCTGGCCCCGGCCGCCGAGGGAGCGCCCGTGCCGCCGGATGACCCGACACTGGCCAGCCCGGATCTGAAACAGCTCGGTCTGGACACCCACCTGGGCAACCGGCCCATGGGCGAACTGACCTACGGGGCGCTGGGCGCCGTGCCCATGATCGTGGCTTTCTGGCCCGTGCTCTTCGGCGGGGCCTACGCCATGACCAAGCGCCGTGAGGCCATGAGCAAGCTGGAACAGGACAAAATGGCGAAGGAGGCCAAGGAAGACGTGGCCGCCGCCGTGGACGCCGCCGTGCGCAAGATTGAGGAAACCGAAGGCGAAGGCGCGGCCGAGCGTGCCCGCCGGGCCATGACCGAGGCCCTGAAGGCTCGGGAAGCCGAGGCGGCGTGCTCCAAGCACGGGGAGGATAAGTAG
- a CDS encoding nine-heme cytochrome c, whose product MRNGTTLLLLAAMALAGAACLTSWGAGSASAASLEPTDSGAPSAMVIFPVGEKPNPKGAAMKPVVFNHLVHEKKVENCESCHHTGDTVACTTCHTVEGKAEGNFITLERAMHAPKIAKRAKGNTPQSCVSCHEQQLKRRECAGCHVLVKPVRNDAWCAVCHTVAPSMTKEQMQQGIAGDLPAEQNEELAAETVLAKKPVPYLSPMMAPYKVVIDALAKKYEPSVFTHRRHVNSLMERIKDDKLAQAFHTKPETLCSACHHNSPLSATPPKCSSCHTTSIDPKNPDRPRLKAAYHLQCMGCHKAMKVGRPKNTDCTTCHKQRAPQRAD is encoded by the coding sequence ATGAGGAATGGCACAACACTGCTTCTGCTGGCGGCTATGGCCCTGGCTGGCGCGGCGTGTCTGACGTCCTGGGGGGCGGGGTCTGCGTCCGCGGCTTCCCTGGAACCCACGGACAGCGGCGCGCCGTCGGCCATGGTCATCTTTCCGGTCGGCGAAAAGCCCAATCCCAAGGGCGCGGCCATGAAACCCGTGGTTTTCAACCATCTCGTCCATGAGAAAAAAGTCGAAAACTGCGAGTCCTGTCACCACACGGGCGATACCGTGGCCTGTACCACCTGTCATACGGTGGAAGGCAAAGCCGAGGGCAACTTCATCACCCTTGAGCGGGCCATGCACGCCCCCAAGATCGCCAAGCGCGCCAAGGGCAACACGCCCCAAAGCTGTGTGAGCTGTCACGAGCAGCAGCTCAAGCGGCGTGAATGCGCCGGCTGTCACGTGCTGGTCAAGCCCGTGCGCAACGACGCCTGGTGCGCCGTCTGCCATACGGTGGCTCCGTCCATGACCAAGGAGCAGATGCAGCAGGGCATCGCCGGGGATCTGCCCGCCGAACAGAACGAGGAACTGGCCGCCGAAACCGTGCTGGCCAAGAAGCCCGTGCCCTATCTCTCGCCCATGATGGCCCCCTACAAAGTGGTCATCGACGCCCTGGCCAAAAAATACGAGCCCAGCGTCTTTACCCACCGTCGCCATGTGAACTCGCTCATGGAGCGCATTAAGGACGACAAGCTGGCCCAGGCCTTCCACACCAAGCCGGAAACGCTCTGCTCCGCCTGTCACCACAACAGCCCGCTGTCGGCCACGCCGCCCAAGTGCAGCAGCTGCCACACCACGAGCATTGATCCCAAGAATCCGGACCGTCCCCGGCTCAAGGCCGCCTATCATCTGCAGTGCATGGGTTGCCACAAGGCCATGAAGGTGGGCCGTCCGAAAAATACCGACTGCACCACCTGCCATAAGCAACGCGCCCCGCAGCGCGCCGACTAG
- a CDS encoding TRAP transporter substrate-binding protein has translation MKLLQTMACMLALCALTLCGSARPASAAAKEVKLLFPEPYSSASSYAEGQAVGIYYGALDFNMQNHPALRGKYKMRWVGDVVKSPADAINAVATGAGQFTYTLPQFIEQFDPDWRVITAPGVFKDMAHFLRAMDTPAWKAKQESLAETKGFRILKWTNSIGHFWIWTKNGPADSLAAMKNQKIRYSGQQSYANAFKALGLVGVALPYTEVVSALQTNMIEGLTNDIFGYTYYDLPRQTRYMLPVPLGFCPQALVVNRKWWDSLPESERKALEFVIAATDVHQYFEDEEQRILKWWDENPDTILVKMTPEARAEWEAALRQATDEFVRGVDPALLEAIRTTAG, from the coding sequence ATGAAGTTGTTGCAAACCATGGCCTGCATGCTGGCGCTGTGCGCCCTGACCCTGTGTGGATCCGCCCGCCCGGCCTCGGCCGCGGCCAAGGAGGTGAAACTGCTTTTTCCCGAGCCCTACAGCTCCGCCTCTTCCTATGCCGAAGGGCAGGCCGTGGGCATCTACTACGGCGCGCTTGATTTCAATATGCAGAACCATCCCGCCCTGCGCGGCAAATACAAGATGCGCTGGGTGGGCGACGTGGTGAAGTCCCCGGCCGACGCGATCAACGCCGTGGCCACGGGCGCGGGGCAGTTCACCTACACCCTGCCCCAGTTCATTGAACAGTTCGACCCGGACTGGCGGGTGATCACCGCGCCGGGCGTCTTCAAGGACATGGCCCACTTCCTGCGGGCCATGGACACCCCGGCCTGGAAGGCCAAGCAGGAAAGCCTGGCTGAAACCAAGGGCTTCAGGATTCTCAAGTGGACCAATTCCATCGGCCACTTCTGGATCTGGACCAAGAACGGCCCGGCGGACTCTCTGGCGGCCATGAAGAATCAGAAGATCCGCTATTCCGGCCAGCAGTCCTACGCCAATGCCTTCAAGGCCCTCGGCCTGGTGGGCGTGGCCCTGCCGTATACCGAGGTGGTTTCCGCCCTGCAGACCAACATGATCGAGGGTCTGACCAACGATATCTTCGGCTACACCTATTATGATCTGCCCCGCCAGACCAGGTACATGCTTCCCGTGCCCTTGGGCTTCTGCCCGCAGGCTCTGGTGGTGAACCGCAAGTGGTGGGATTCCCTGCCCGAAAGCGAACGCAAGGCCCTGGAATTCGTCATCGCGGCCACGGACGTGCACCAGTATTTCGAGGACGAGGAGCAGCGCATCCTCAAGTGGTGGGATGAAAATCCGGACACCATCCTGGTGAAGATGACCCCCGAGGCCCGCGCCGAGTGGGAAGCCGCCCTGCGGCAGGCCACGGACGAATTCGTCAGGGGCGTGGACCCCGCCTTGCTGGAGGCCATCAGGACCACCGCCGGATAA
- a CDS encoding TRAP transporter small permease, translating to MSHHSHAGAKLKRRWIEFWGLVFFAGILVNFAEIVCRTLFHFSIDLMYDLPVWLTIWAVMMVAGPILPDGDHVSVDMLRNALPGPARKACDIISCFATIAFGVVISWSGFIFISQCIEFNMNIVRCVPVPRWLVESCVGLGMAMFTVFAVYRLWVVVRGKYAPEEKEPEE from the coding sequence ATGTCACATCACAGCCATGCCGGGGCCAAACTCAAGCGCCGCTGGATCGAATTCTGGGGTCTGGTCTTCTTTGCGGGCATTCTTGTCAATTTCGCGGAAATCGTCTGCCGCACGCTTTTCCATTTTTCCATCGACCTCATGTACGACCTGCCTGTCTGGCTGACCATCTGGGCCGTCATGATGGTGGCCGGTCCCATTCTGCCCGACGGAGACCACGTTTCAGTGGACATGCTCCGCAACGCCCTGCCCGGGCCCGCCCGCAAGGCCTGCGACATCATCAGCTGCTTCGCCACCATCGCGTTCGGCGTGGTCATCAGTTGGAGCGGCTTTATCTTCATCTCTCAATGTATTGAATTCAATATGAATATTGTCCGTTGCGTGCCCGTGCCGCGCTGGCTGGTGGAAAGCTGCGTGGGCCTGGGCATGGCCATGTTCACCGTATTCGCCGTGTACCGGCTCTGGGTCGTGGTCCGCGGCAAATACGCGCCTGAAGAAAAAGAGCCGGAGGAATAA
- a CDS encoding TRAP transporter large permease: protein MDTFVYFALLTIVILFLLGTPLCVTFSIGSIAIMIHVMDFPVGNISQIFFTTISGYPMLAMPFFIFAGNLILSSGGMGHLRDCINRLVGHLPGGMAVAICIFAAFLGSISGSATACLAIIGTIFVPMMAASGYPRAFASGLAVTSAGLGAVIPPSVFMIIFGASNRISIADLFAAGVGPGLLAAVLMCLLTVYLSIKRGYRGGEKAGPAARLEAFRKAFPILLMPLIVLGGIYSGIFSPTQAAAVACIYSLALGTLVYKGITRQVFMDSLVETVRLSSMIYFLVIGGELFGRVLGYVGLPQMISQWVIDLELGPTGFLLAVQAMLLVMGFFFSSFPMVVIVLPLFLPSVMSLGIDPALYGALAVFCSIIGEVTPPMGPQLWIAAPICKEKIGNIMREAWAFLGVQVLALILVTFFPQISLFLVHFVR, encoded by the coding sequence ATGGACACTTTCGTCTACTTCGCCCTGCTGACCATTGTCATCCTTTTCCTCTTGGGAACGCCGCTGTGCGTGACGTTCAGCATCGGCTCCATAGCCATCATGATCCATGTCATGGATTTCCCGGTAGGCAACATTTCCCAGATCTTCTTCACCACCATCAGCGGCTATCCCATGCTGGCCATGCCCTTTTTCATCTTTGCGGGCAATCTGATTCTTTCCAGCGGCGGCATGGGGCATCTGCGGGACTGCATCAACCGCCTGGTGGGGCATCTGCCCGGCGGCATGGCCGTGGCCATCTGCATCTTCGCGGCTTTCCTGGGCTCCATTTCCGGTTCTGCCACGGCCTGTCTGGCCATCATCGGCACCATTTTCGTGCCCATGATGGCGGCCTCGGGCTATCCGCGCGCCTTCGCCTCGGGCCTGGCCGTGACCTCCGCCGGGCTGGGGGCCGTCATCCCGCCCAGCGTGTTCATGATCATTTTCGGGGCCAGCAACCGCATTTCCATCGCCGACCTGTTCGCGGCCGGGGTGGGGCCAGGCCTGCTGGCCGCGGTCCTGATGTGCCTGCTCACCGTGTACCTTTCCATCAAACGGGGCTACCGGGGCGGAGAAAAAGCCGGTCCGGCGGCGCGCCTGGAGGCCTTCCGCAAGGCATTCCCCATTCTGCTCATGCCGCTCATCGTGCTCGGCGGCATTTACTCCGGCATATTCAGCCCCACCCAGGCGGCGGCAGTGGCCTGCATCTATTCACTGGCCCTGGGGACGCTCGTCTACAAGGGCATCACCCGGCAGGTCTTCATGGACTCCTTGGTGGAGACCGTGCGCCTGAGCAGCATGATTTACTTCCTGGTCATCGGCGGCGAGCTTTTCGGCCGGGTGCTGGGCTATGTGGGCCTGCCGCAGATGATCAGCCAGTGGGTCATCGACCTGGAGCTCGGGCCCACCGGCTTTCTGCTTGCCGTGCAGGCCATGCTTCTGGTCATGGGCTTTTTCTTCTCCAGCTTTCCCATGGTGGTCATCGTGCTGCCGCTCTTTCTGCCCAGCGTGATGAGCCTGGGCATCGACCCCGCCCTGTACGGCGCGCTGGCCGTGTTCTGTTCCATCATCGGCGAGGTGACGCCGCCCATGGGCCCGCAGCTCTGGATCGCCGCGCCCATCTGCAAGGAGAAAATCGGCAACATCATGCGCGAGGCCTGGGCCTTTCTCGGCGTGCAGGTACTGGCCCTGATCCTGGTCACGTTTTTCCCGCAGATATCGCTTTTTCTGGTGCATTTTGTCCGCTAG